One region of Micromonospora ureilytica genomic DNA includes:
- a CDS encoding AMP-dependent synthetase/ligase, whose amino-acid sequence MREFSVPPIVTVGDAANLTDPVWDNAEVAPDSVQFARPTPGADGTLTAWTEVTCLEFRDEVAAVARGLIAAGIEPGVRVGLMSRTRYEWTLLDYAIWAVGAVTVPIYETSSAEQAAWILEDSNAVAVVVETDAHAALIAGVRHRLPELGQVWQIDSGGVDELVTTGATVELAEVERRRKAVRAGDLATIIYTSGTTGRPKGCVLTHRNMYADIANAVPVLPNLFNAGASTLLFLPLAHAFARLIQIGVVQARATMAHCADTKNLVAELQAFRPTFVLSVPRVFEKVYNAAKQKAEADGKGGVFARAEQVAIAYSEALETPGGPGLALRAQHVVFDRLVYRKLRAALGGRCRDAISGGAPLGARLGHFFRGIGVTVLEGYGLTETSPAAAANLPTGTRMGSVGRPLPGVTVRIEDDGEILISGELVFQGYWRNETATAETISADGWFRTGDLGQLDSDGYLSITGRKKELIVTAGGKNVAPAVLEDLVRAHPLISQCVVVGDRKPFIAALVTVDEEALPTWLENAGLPLDTSIEQLREHEGLRKEIQAAVDTANQAVSKAEAIKVFRVLPHDFTEATGELTPSLKVKRQVVHKTYAAEIADIYRG is encoded by the coding sequence GTGCGCGAGTTTTCCGTCCCACCGATCGTCACCGTTGGCGATGCGGCCAACCTCACCGATCCGGTCTGGGACAACGCTGAAGTCGCGCCCGACAGCGTCCAGTTCGCCCGCCCCACCCCCGGCGCCGACGGCACCCTCACCGCCTGGACCGAGGTGACCTGCCTCGAGTTCCGCGACGAGGTGGCCGCCGTGGCCCGCGGACTGATCGCCGCCGGCATCGAGCCAGGTGTCCGGGTCGGGCTGATGAGCCGGACCCGCTACGAGTGGACGCTGCTGGACTACGCCATCTGGGCCGTCGGCGCGGTGACCGTGCCGATCTACGAGACGTCCAGCGCCGAGCAGGCCGCGTGGATCCTCGAGGACTCCAACGCGGTCGCCGTCGTGGTCGAGACCGACGCGCACGCCGCCCTGATCGCCGGTGTCCGGCACCGGCTGCCCGAGCTGGGTCAGGTCTGGCAGATCGACAGCGGCGGGGTCGACGAGCTGGTCACCACCGGCGCCACTGTCGAGCTGGCCGAGGTCGAGCGGCGGCGCAAGGCCGTCCGCGCCGGCGACCTGGCCACCATCATCTACACCAGCGGCACCACCGGCCGACCCAAGGGCTGCGTGCTCACCCACCGCAACATGTACGCCGACATCGCCAACGCGGTGCCGGTGCTGCCGAACCTGTTCAACGCCGGCGCGAGCACCCTGCTCTTCCTCCCGCTGGCGCACGCCTTCGCCCGACTCATCCAGATCGGCGTCGTGCAGGCGCGGGCCACCATGGCGCACTGCGCCGACACCAAGAACCTGGTCGCCGAGCTGCAGGCGTTCCGGCCGACCTTCGTGCTCTCCGTACCCCGGGTGTTCGAGAAGGTCTACAACGCCGCCAAACAGAAGGCCGAGGCGGACGGCAAGGGCGGCGTCTTCGCCCGCGCCGAGCAGGTCGCCATCGCGTACAGCGAGGCTCTGGAGACCCCGGGCGGGCCGGGCCTGGCGCTGCGCGCCCAGCACGTGGTCTTCGACCGGCTGGTCTACCGCAAGCTGCGCGCCGCGCTCGGCGGACGGTGTCGGGACGCGATCTCCGGCGGCGCGCCACTCGGCGCCCGGCTCGGCCACTTCTTCCGGGGTATCGGCGTGACGGTCCTGGAGGGCTACGGCCTCACCGAGACCTCGCCCGCCGCCGCGGCGAACCTGCCCACCGGCACCCGGATGGGCAGCGTCGGCCGTCCGCTGCCCGGCGTGACAGTCCGGATCGAGGACGACGGCGAGATCCTGATCTCCGGCGAGCTGGTCTTCCAGGGTTACTGGCGCAACGAGACCGCGACGGCCGAGACGATCAGCGCCGACGGCTGGTTCCGCACCGGCGACCTGGGCCAGCTCGACTCCGACGGTTACCTGAGCATCACCGGCCGCAAGAAGGAGCTGATCGTCACCGCCGGCGGCAAGAACGTCGCCCCGGCGGTGCTGGAGGACCTGGTCCGGGCGCATCCGTTGATCAGCCAGTGTGTCGTGGTCGGTGACCGGAAGCCGTTCATCGCGGCTTTGGTCACCGTCGACGAGGAGGCGCTGCCGACCTGGCTGGAGAACGCCGGGCTGCCCCTCGACACCTCCATCGAGCAGCTGCGCGAGCACGAGGGCCTCCGCAAGGAGATCCAGGCCGCGGTCGACACCGCGAACCAGGCCGTGTCGAAGGCCGAAGCGATCAAGGTGTTCCGGGTCCTGCCCCACGATTTCACCGAGGCGACCGGCGAGCTGACCCCGTCGCTCAAGGTCAAGCGCCAGGTTGTCCACAAGACGTACGCGGCGGAGATCGCCGATATCTACCGAGGCTGA
- a CDS encoding SRPBCC family protein, with amino-acid sequence MADSSTQSIIVGAAPDQVTAVICDFARYPEWTEAVRRAEVVEEYEDGYASQVRFTIDAGVMADEYVLAYEYAEDLSRIEWHLVAPSKMQKAQRGSYDLVGNPDGSTTVTYTLEVDLSVGMLGMFRRKAEKMIMDTALKQLKRRVEATGAAQ; translated from the coding sequence ATGGCGGACTCCTCCACCCAGTCGATCATCGTCGGCGCCGCACCGGATCAGGTGACGGCGGTCATCTGCGACTTCGCGCGCTACCCGGAATGGACCGAGGCGGTGCGTCGGGCCGAGGTCGTGGAGGAGTACGAGGACGGTTACGCCAGTCAGGTGCGTTTCACCATCGACGCCGGGGTGATGGCCGACGAGTACGTGCTCGCCTACGAGTACGCCGAGGACCTGTCCCGGATCGAGTGGCACCTGGTCGCCCCCTCGAAGATGCAGAAGGCCCAGCGTGGTTCGTACGACCTGGTGGGTAACCCGGACGGCAGCACCACGGTGACCTACACGCTGGAGGTCGACCTGTCGGTCGGCATGCTCGGCATGTTTCGGCGCAAAGCCGAAAAAATGATCATGGATACCGCGTTGAAGCAGCTCAAGCGCCGGGTAGAAGCAACCGGCGCGGCGCAGTGA
- a CDS encoding ROK family glucokinase: MTLTIGVDVGGTKVAGGVVDDTGAVLVQTRRDTPADDVAKTRDVIIELVGELSAGRTIEAVGIGAAGWIDASRSTVLFAPNLAWRDEPLREYVSEAVGLPVIVENDGNVAAWAEFRYGAARDADDSMIMFTIGTGVGGGIVLGGDLMRGAHGIAAELGHMLAVPDGHQCGCGRLGCIEQYASGSALVRFARAGARQEPNRATALLKLAGGEVEAITGPMVTAAAQGGDPVSAEAFAQIGRWLGTSLADMAQILDPQTLVVGGGVIDAGDLLLGPTRRSYLDALAQRGRLPVAEVLPAELGNSAGVIGAADLARRI; the protein is encoded by the coding sequence GTGACGCTGACCATCGGAGTCGACGTCGGTGGCACGAAGGTGGCCGGCGGTGTCGTGGACGACACCGGCGCGGTCCTCGTGCAGACCCGACGGGACACTCCCGCCGATGACGTCGCGAAGACCCGCGACGTCATCATCGAGTTGGTCGGCGAGTTGTCCGCCGGGCGGACCATCGAGGCCGTCGGCATCGGCGCGGCCGGTTGGATCGACGCCAGCCGTTCGACAGTGCTCTTCGCCCCCAACCTGGCCTGGCGCGACGAACCGCTACGCGAGTACGTCAGCGAGGCCGTCGGCCTGCCCGTGATCGTGGAGAACGACGGGAACGTCGCCGCGTGGGCCGAGTTCCGCTACGGCGCGGCCCGCGACGCCGACGACTCGATGATCATGTTCACCATCGGCACCGGTGTGGGCGGCGGAATCGTCCTCGGTGGCGATCTGATGCGCGGCGCGCACGGCATCGCCGCGGAGCTGGGCCACATGCTGGCCGTGCCGGACGGACACCAGTGCGGCTGCGGCCGGCTGGGCTGCATCGAGCAGTACGCCAGCGGCAGCGCCCTGGTCCGGTTCGCCCGGGCCGGCGCCCGGCAGGAGCCCAACCGGGCCACCGCCCTGCTGAAGTTGGCAGGCGGTGAGGTCGAGGCGATCACCGGCCCGATGGTGACCGCCGCCGCCCAGGGCGGCGACCCGGTGTCCGCCGAGGCGTTCGCCCAGATCGGCCGGTGGCTGGGCACCAGCCTCGCCGACATGGCGCAGATCCTCGACCCGCAGACCCTGGTCGTCGGCGGCGGTGTGATCGACGCCGGTGACCTGCTGCTCGGCCCCACGCGCCGCTCGTACCTCGACGCGCTCGCCCAGCGCGGTCGCCTGCCGGTGGCCGAGGTGCTCCCGGCAGAGCTGGGCAACAGTGCCGGGGTGATCGGCGCCGCCGACCTGGCCCGCCGGATCTGA
- a CDS encoding endonuclease/exonuclease/phosphatase family protein: MGVPLRVVSYNIHSQRDDTAALAAVVRAATPDVVIVQEGPRRFRWRQKSATLAESFGLVVAAGGLPALGNLLLTSLRVQVRGTRCQRFPLTPGRHLRGAAYADCRIGDAQFTLAGSHLSTDPAERPAQAAEFKRGLDAATSPVLAGADLNEGPDGPAWATVSRGLTDAAVAADRAERLTYSCVDPRRRIDALFVDPRITVVDYDVVDTPQTRRASDHFPVLVDLLLPATG; encoded by the coding sequence ATGGGTGTGCCGCTGCGCGTGGTGTCGTACAACATCCACAGCCAGCGCGACGACACCGCCGCGCTGGCGGCGGTGGTCCGGGCCGCGACGCCGGACGTGGTGATCGTGCAGGAGGGGCCGCGCCGGTTCCGGTGGCGGCAGAAGTCCGCCACGTTGGCCGAGTCGTTCGGTCTGGTGGTGGCCGCCGGTGGGCTGCCCGCCCTGGGCAACCTCCTGCTGACCAGCCTGCGGGTCCAGGTGCGGGGCACCCGCTGCCAGCGCTTCCCGCTGACCCCCGGCCGGCACCTGCGCGGCGCCGCGTACGCCGACTGCCGGATCGGTGACGCCCAGTTCACCCTCGCCGGCTCCCACCTCTCCACCGACCCGGCCGAGCGGCCCGCCCAGGCCGCCGAGTTCAAGCGCGGCCTGGACGCGGCGACCAGCCCGGTGCTGGCCGGGGCGGACCTCAACGAGGGTCCGGACGGGCCGGCCTGGGCGACCGTGTCGCGCGGGTTGACCGACGCCGCGGTGGCGGCCGACCGGGCCGAGCGGCTCACCTACTCCTGCGTCGACCCGCGTCGACGCATCGACGCGCTCTTCGTCGACCCGCGGATCACAGTTGTCGACTACGACGTGGTGGACACCCCGCAGACCCGTCGGGCCAGTGACCACTTCCCGGTCCTGGTCGACCTGCTCCTGCCCGCCACCGGCTGA
- a CDS encoding flavin-containing monooxygenase has product MSTSTDHGRPDPEATSPAANSDGRPVSDRGDTVCVIGAGASGLTAIKNLREHGFGVDCYERETGVGGAWNWRHDRSPVYASTHLISSKPFTQFPDFPMPDSWPDYPHHGQVLSYFERYADHFDLRSHIWFGTEVIRVQPVEGDRWDVTTRSTGGYGPERTARYAAVVIANGHNWSPKLPRYEGLEEFRGEIMHASSYKDPAQLRGKRVLVVGAGNTGCDIAVEAAQQASRCWHSTRRGYWYAPKYVLGRPADQVNDTLLALRVPLRVRQWLYHWTLRLTVGDLTRFGLPKPDHRVYETHPIANSQLVYYVGHGGIGPVPDIARFHPYAVELADGREIDPEVVVFATGYLPRFEFLDASVFGDSAGAGRPTLWLNAFTPGHPTLAVAGLLQPESGLFTLSHWQTVLFARLLRARRDRPERAAAFAQRVRERAGERYSGPVKESSRHWFEVGHADYLRAIQRALLDLEGK; this is encoded by the coding sequence GTGTCCACCTCCACCGACCACGGCCGGCCCGACCCGGAGGCGACCTCGCCCGCGGCGAACAGCGACGGCCGCCCGGTCTCCGACCGGGGCGACACGGTCTGCGTCATCGGGGCCGGGGCCAGCGGCCTGACGGCCATCAAGAACCTGCGCGAGCACGGCTTCGGCGTGGACTGCTACGAGCGGGAGACGGGCGTCGGCGGCGCCTGGAACTGGCGGCACGACCGCAGCCCGGTGTACGCCAGTACCCACCTGATCTCGTCGAAGCCGTTCACCCAGTTCCCCGACTTCCCGATGCCGGACTCCTGGCCGGACTACCCGCACCACGGTCAGGTGCTGTCGTACTTCGAGCGGTACGCCGACCACTTCGATCTGCGCTCGCACATCTGGTTCGGCACCGAGGTGATCCGGGTCCAGCCCGTCGAGGGGGATCGGTGGGACGTGACCACCCGCTCCACCGGCGGGTACGGCCCCGAGCGCACCGCCCGGTACGCCGCCGTGGTGATCGCCAACGGCCACAACTGGTCGCCGAAGCTGCCCCGCTACGAGGGCCTGGAGGAGTTCCGCGGCGAGATCATGCACGCGTCGTCCTACAAGGACCCGGCGCAGCTGCGGGGCAAACGGGTGCTGGTGGTCGGCGCCGGCAACACGGGTTGCGACATCGCCGTCGAGGCCGCCCAGCAGGCGTCGCGCTGCTGGCACTCCACCCGGCGCGGCTACTGGTACGCCCCGAAGTACGTTCTCGGTCGCCCCGCCGACCAGGTCAACGACACCCTGCTGGCGCTGCGGGTGCCGCTGCGCGTGCGGCAGTGGCTCTACCACTGGACGCTGCGGCTGACCGTCGGCGACCTGACCCGCTTCGGCCTGCCCAAGCCCGACCACCGGGTGTACGAGACGCACCCGATCGCCAACAGTCAGCTCGTGTACTACGTGGGCCACGGCGGGATCGGCCCGGTGCCGGACATCGCCCGGTTCCACCCGTACGCGGTGGAGTTGGCCGACGGCCGCGAGATCGACCCCGAGGTGGTCGTCTTCGCCACCGGGTACCTGCCGCGCTTCGAGTTCCTCGACGCGTCGGTGTTCGGTGACAGCGCGGGCGCGGGCCGGCCCACGCTGTGGCTCAACGCGTTCACGCCCGGGCATCCGACCCTGGCCGTCGCCGGCCTGCTGCAGCCGGAGTCCGGGCTGTTCACCCTGTCGCACTGGCAGACGGTGCTCTTCGCCCGACTGCTACGGGCCCGTCGGGACCGGCCGGAACGGGCTGCGGCGTTCGCGCAGCGGGTGCGGGAGCGGGCCGGGGAGCGGTACTCCGGGCCGGTCAAGGAGAGCAGCCGGCACTGGTTCGAGGTCGGGCACGCCGACTACCTGCGCGCCATCCAGCGCGCCCTACTCGACCTGGAGGGTAAGTGA
- a CDS encoding alpha/beta hydrolase encodes MRGREWSRPVRPARREVLSAIPELEEGRPPLLFVPGFGHGAWAFAEHWLGHAASRGFPAYAVSLRGHGGSEPAPEATLRAYTHDVVQVAASLPRQAVLVGHGAGALVVAHALARYPARGAVLVAPVFGGWGVLGAALRRNPAGTLPAVFGGPLRLNRGQLFSRELPDEEARRYVGRLGRAGRRAQWALLGEPEAEAAVGAPPVLVLGSPDDRVVPASTLTRVARRFGSAPLLFPGMGHDLMLDARWAEPIDAILDWLEKEPAAH; translated from the coding sequence ATGCGGGGCCGGGAGTGGTCGCGCCCGGTCCGGCCGGCCCGGCGGGAGGTGCTCAGCGCGATCCCCGAGCTGGAGGAGGGGCGTCCGCCGCTGCTCTTCGTTCCCGGGTTCGGGCACGGCGCGTGGGCGTTCGCCGAGCACTGGTTGGGTCACGCGGCGTCGCGGGGGTTCCCGGCGTACGCGGTGAGCCTGCGCGGGCACGGTGGCAGCGAGCCGGCGCCGGAGGCGACGCTGCGGGCGTACACCCACGATGTGGTCCAGGTGGCCGCGAGCCTGCCGCGGCAGGCGGTGCTGGTGGGGCACGGCGCCGGGGCCCTGGTGGTGGCGCACGCGTTGGCCCGCTATCCGGCGCGGGGCGCGGTCCTGGTGGCACCGGTCTTCGGTGGCTGGGGAGTGCTGGGCGCGGCGTTGCGCCGCAACCCCGCCGGTACGCTGCCGGCGGTGTTCGGCGGGCCGTTGCGGCTCAACCGGGGGCAGTTGTTCAGCCGCGAGTTGCCCGACGAGGAGGCCCGGCGGTACGTCGGACGCCTCGGTCGGGCTGGTCGACGGGCGCAGTGGGCGCTGCTGGGTGAGCCGGAGGCCGAGGCGGCCGTGGGCGCGCCCCCGGTGTTGGTGCTGGGCAGCCCGGACGACCGGGTGGTGCCGGCGTCGACGTTGACCCGGGTGGCCCGCAGGTTCGGGTCGGCGCCGCTGCTCTTCCCCGGGATGGGCCACGACCTGATGCTTGACGCGCGGTGGGCGGAGCCGATCGACGCGATCCTGGACTGGCTGGAGAAGGAGCCCGCGGCGCACTGA
- a CDS encoding alpha,alpha-trehalose-phosphate synthase (UDP-forming) produces the protein MRQSSLVVVANRLPIDDNQAPDGACEWRRSPGGLVSALHPLLRHTPATWVGWAGGTGPAPSLPDVDGVRMHTVALSPEDLRDHYEGFANATLWPLYHDSVEQPQHHRRWWEAYQRVNQRFAEATAEAAEPGGVVWVQDYHLQLVPGQLRALRPDLRIGFFLHVPFPPPELFMQLPRRAELLRGMLGADLVGFQRVQAAHNFAQLVTRVLELPATDRRIGVDDRVVRIGAFPVSIDTAEMAALADRPDVAARARRLRQDLGDPRQVVLSVDRMDYTKGIEQRLKAYSELLASGDVKVRDTVLVQVAMPSRERVGQYQILRERIEREVGRINGEFGRVGEPAIHYLTQPFDRAELAALYRVADVMAVTPLRDGMNLVAKEYVAARVDDTGALLLSEFAGTAAELSQAYLVNPHDLEGLKQGLRAALRASPADTTQRMRAMRAHLHQHDIRAWARSYLRALDEGGSLVGRLSSTDAGSDAPVRVPRPATTTGSPAVQQAGG, from the coding sequence ATGCGACAGAGTTCTCTCGTGGTGGTGGCCAACCGCCTCCCCATCGACGACAACCAGGCCCCCGACGGGGCCTGCGAGTGGCGGCGCAGCCCAGGTGGGCTGGTCAGCGCGCTGCACCCCCTCCTGCGGCACACCCCGGCGACCTGGGTCGGCTGGGCCGGTGGCACCGGGCCGGCCCCTTCGCTGCCGGACGTGGACGGCGTGCGGATGCACACCGTCGCGCTCAGCCCGGAGGACCTGCGCGACCACTACGAGGGGTTCGCCAACGCCACCCTCTGGCCGCTCTACCACGACTCGGTGGAGCAGCCGCAGCACCACCGCCGGTGGTGGGAGGCGTACCAGCGGGTCAACCAGCGCTTCGCCGAGGCGACCGCGGAGGCGGCCGAGCCCGGCGGGGTGGTCTGGGTGCAGGATTACCACCTGCAACTGGTCCCCGGTCAGCTGCGCGCGCTCCGCCCGGACCTGCGCATCGGGTTCTTCCTGCACGTGCCGTTCCCGCCGCCGGAGCTTTTCATGCAGCTGCCCCGCCGGGCCGAACTGCTGCGCGGCATGCTCGGCGCCGACCTGGTCGGCTTCCAGCGCGTGCAGGCGGCGCACAACTTCGCCCAGCTGGTGACCCGGGTGCTGGAGCTGCCGGCCACCGACCGGCGGATCGGCGTCGACGACCGGGTCGTCCGCATCGGCGCGTTCCCGGTCTCCATCGACACCGCCGAGATGGCCGCGCTCGCCGACCGCCCGGACGTGGCCGCTCGGGCCCGCCGGCTCCGTCAGGACCTCGGCGATCCCCGGCAGGTAGTCCTCAGCGTGGACCGGATGGATTACACAAAGGGCATCGAGCAGCGCCTCAAGGCGTACAGCGAGTTGCTCGCCAGCGGCGACGTCAAGGTCCGCGACACGGTGCTGGTGCAGGTCGCCATGCCGAGCCGGGAACGCGTCGGCCAGTACCAGATCCTGCGCGAGCGCATCGAACGCGAGGTCGGCCGGATCAACGGCGAGTTCGGTCGGGTCGGCGAGCCGGCGATCCACTACCTCACCCAACCCTTCGACCGGGCCGAACTGGCCGCGCTCTACCGGGTCGCCGACGTGATGGCTGTGACGCCGTTGCGCGACGGGATGAACCTGGTCGCCAAGGAGTACGTGGCCGCGCGGGTCGACGACACCGGCGCCCTGCTGCTCAGCGAGTTCGCCGGCACCGCCGCCGAGCTGTCCCAGGCGTACCTGGTCAACCCGCACGACCTGGAAGGGCTCAAGCAGGGCCTGCGCGCGGCCCTGCGGGCCAGCCCGGCCGACACCACCCAGCGGATGCGGGCCATGCGCGCCCACCTGCACCAGCACGACATCCGGGCCTGGGCCCGTTCCTACCTCCGCGCCCTGGACGAGGGCGGCTCCCTGGTCGGTCGTCTGAGCAGCACCGACGCCGGCTCCGACGCGCCCGTACGGGTGCCCCGACCGGCCACCACGACCGGCAGCCCGGCCGTGCAACAGGCCGGCGGCTGA